One genomic window of Quercus robur chromosome 6, dhQueRobu3.1, whole genome shotgun sequence includes the following:
- the LOC126690072 gene encoding uncharacterized protein LOC126690072: MGPLKYLFKKPTLSERLSRWLILLAEFDLKYVARKTIKGSVVSDFCAENPIEGEDGKEDFLDEEILDIELRVWRMYFDEAINQYRNGIGILLITPEGSHIPLAIKLNFEATNNMVEYEACIARMEAFQELGVMEAELFGDSTLVIAQAQKLWKVKEEHLKPYQQYLEDITKTFDRIEYTIIPKAPNQFMDALATLASMVEIPEGVWT, translated from the coding sequence ATGGGCCCATTGAAGTATCTCTTTAAGAAACCCACTTTGAGTGAAAGATTGTCAAGATGGTTGATCTTATTGGCAGAATTCGATTTGAAGTATGTGGCTAGGAAAACTATCAAAGGAAGCGTTGTCTCAGATTTCTGTGCCGAGAATCCTATAGAGGGAGAAGATGGTAAAGAAGACTTTCTAGATGAGGAAATTTTGGACATTGAGTTAAGGGTGTGGAGAATGTACTTTGACGAAGCTATAAACCAATATAGGAATGGGATAGGAATACTCTTGATCACTCCCGAGGGATCTCACATACCTCTAGCAATCAAGTTGAACTTTGAAGCAACTAATAACATGGTTGAATATGAAGCTTGTATTGCCAGAATGGAAGCTTTTCAAGAATTGGGGGTAATGGAGGCCGAACTCTTTGGAGATTCAACTTTGGTTATAGCCCAAGCACAAAAGTTGTGGAAGGTGAAGGAAGAACATTTGAAGCCTTACCAACAATACTTGGAGGACATAACCAAGACCTTTGACAGAATTGAATACACAATCATTCCTAAAGCTCCAAATCAATTTATGGATGCCTTAGCTACCTTAGCCTCCATGGTTGAAATACCTGAGGGAGTATGGACATGA